Part of the Drosophila kikkawai strain 14028-0561.14 chromosome 3L, DkikHiC1v2, whole genome shotgun sequence genome is shown below.
TTATGTtctttaattcattaaaatttcattattatatattagaaatataaattaatgatatttctttcacaaatattcttatgaaaatgtatgttttgGCTTATATTTTAGTCATCAATgtgttaaaattgtttttaaataaatattcaataaacTCCCTATTAGCTTATTATACACAGAGTgtcaatatatttttcctatttttataaCCTATTTTTATGAGCTTTCAAAACAGTAAAGAagccatttccgaccccataaatcatatatattcttgatcagcatcaacaaaCGCGTCTTCTTAGCCATTTCCGGAGGAAATCTTTGTATagaagcatttaaaaatatttacaaatttgtattattgtttaaaattataattttttttagaaattattcAACAACACTTTCCAGAGTCATCATACCCCTTTCAGTTTACGATCAACCTTTTGCTGGGTACCAAGCGAAGCGAATTACAAGGCGTACAACCCTCAGGACAACTGTCCAACTTGGACACGCCCCCTTGACGCCCCCCCGCGTTGCCCAAAAGACCGGTCGTAATGTGcggcttgttgttgttaaacGTCGGCTAAAACGCAAATGTTAAACCCTTTCGTTAATGCAAAATAATTGCTCCGGTTCGTGGTCCGAGTTCTCAGTGTTCcgtccaaaaaaaaaaatctaccaaaaaaataaaagtaaaacgTCAAAACGGTATTTTATTCCCTGCCTTCCTCCTTTTTTCCGGCTTTGGTGGGGTTAAAAATTAGAGCAACGTtcgttacaaaaaaaaaaaaaagtgaaagaaaAGCGAAAAACGGGGGGCGTGTGCCGAGTTCCGTTTCATTTAGTTTTCAGTTTCCACCTAATTTACCCAATTGGGCAAAAGTGCTTTGTCATAATCAGGCCGGGAGCAAGGTTCGCATATCTAATGAATGGATAGAATGCCCGCAGAGGAGTCTCTTCCCTCCTCCCACAGAGCAAACTTTTCAGGGCGGGATTTCACGACGGCTCCTCCGCTGGGCACATATTTATCGAGTTGCTAATAGGCTGTCACATAATTAGCTGTCTAACAACCAAAATCGGACTGGAAACCTTCCGCaaaaaagagaagagagaAAAGGTTGGATGCCCCGAATGACGGACATTAGCCCGGGCTTAGATGAAAGTCAAAGATGGCCGGAAACGATAATGTCCAAAGATGTCCCAATGCAATCTTGGCCTGGCCCTGGTCCGATTGGGTTAAAGATTAGCCGGGGTTTCTGTTTTGTGGCAACAATCTAATCTATAAAGCCGTTGGGTCTGTTCATTCCGAATCAAGATTCCGGGTGACGGATGAGGTGGAAGGAAGGAGGGTTTGGGATGCCAAAAAGTAGGCTTAGAAGGAGTGTTAAGGATAAGAGAAAAAAGGCATTTAATTTGTAAGGATTTGTGATAGggatataattttaaagatttttctaTCATAATAAGAACATAAAAACATTAccaatatatagaaaaatatatatatattaaaaatgattataatgtttatagcaacaaatattatgtttttatGCAAAATTAATGCAAAGTAGAAATTCCATTTCCACAAAACCCTtatctaaattttatttaaatttaaaaaatcaccacaaaatgtaaatatgcTCCACCTGGACTTACTCCTCCATCAGGAAATCAGGGTTAActctacaaaaaaatagattttaatatttcaaggAATTACGGTATGATTCCCCGGGGGTTACACAATTTTCAAACACAACCCTACCTAAGGGCAATCCGCATCAATTTCCGCTTGTTGAATGCCTTCGAGCCTCCTCTATTTCGACCTCCCTACCATTCCGACCAACCCTCATCATTCCTAATCAAGCGATGGAGAGGACGGGatcgaaataaaaataccTAATGTGCCCTCCCAATGGTCGCATTAAAAATCAACCAAAATTGACTTTGAAAAATGGTGTGAAAAATGCAAGGGAAATccccaaaaggaaaaaaataaagtttgcaTTAAACGTATTTTGCATGACTGTTTTTGCAATTAAGGATAAAGAGCAGCTGCAATCGGGGgaatgtaaaaataaacagttatgggaaaatacatatatacacattaagaatatatattttagtgaatttctaaaataaatttctcactTAAAAGTGAGACCTTTTAACTaccaaattatatattaatttttataaaacttgaaaAGTAAAGACagaattgtattttaataaatgccATGCTATTTTTTCAgctaataatttcttaagaatatttaataaataattttttatatgctGCACTGATTTATTAgccaaatattaatttaaattaaatttaaatggaatATACACATTATCGCTTCTTGTGCATATGCTCGCGGTTCTTGCACTTCCAGGCAGCTTGCCTAGATCCTCCAATAGTCTGAGAGTATCCATATCCCTTGCCAATACCACGGGAACTCTTGCCGGCTGATGTAAGACCGCGCAATTCACGATGCTTATGGACATTTTTGCAGATCCAGTTAATTTTTGGATCCCGCCGAATGGCACTGTGGTGAGTGTCAACCAGGATTACctcaaaatatttgtatgaAGCATCTTGGGCAATCCAATACGTATTTAAAACTCGCAAGCCACCGAGTCGACGATCCACACGCTCCTCTGCAATCGACTGCAGTCCACGATAGGGTTTCAGTTGGTTAACGCCATGGCTCTTGGGATTTCCATAGGTGCAGCCCTTTGGCACTGGGCGTTTTCGGCCACCACGGCGAATACGTATTCTATAAATAACgaacaaatattaataatattaataataataacaatgtATTCTATTAACTTACCTAACACTGTGGCTAAAAGTACAGAAAGATCTACTCGATGATTATTGTTTCAACGCCTCAATAAATcctgaattttttatttgcatttttatttttccctctttttttttttttatgaaaaattgtcacaaaaaacaacaagggCCAAGTGGAGAGACAACCATCGGGCAAATATTTGTTGCCATTGGGCAAATGCAGAAAGGCAAACTCTTTGCTGTTGCAGAGCTGTGCTGGCCATGCTGTAAGTTGACCGTGTGAGATGATGATGGCCAGAACGACGGCGATGATTGCCATGGCTCCGCTGAACGAACATGTATATGGCAATGGTCAATGCTAATTGCCAATTATGGACAAATTCGCCAGAGCgcgaaattaaattaacccctttttttttgtacggCAACAACGGGAATGGGAACGAGAGCGAGAACGACACAAAAATGCGCATCTGCAATCCTCGACCGCGTCATCaatcaggagcagcaggcgACAAAACACAAACTACGCGATGtgcaaatatgaaatatttatggccaCATATCTGCCTGAATTGTTGCCGAGGACACGGGGCATACGCGAATTGGTTGCGGCCTTTGGTcgggaaaataaacaaattgatGAACGGAAGGCCAATTAGCTGGGACCAGATTGTAgcaagtttaaataaatatagtaaaGTGTATGGGATATATattgaatattaatatatttttaaagaaattaaatatatatattcttaaattggaataaatttgaaaagaCATATGccgttttaaaatattaaaaaatattcagagAGAGTAAAGTAACTTTGGTAAGCTCGCTTCGGTTAATTAAgttattttaatgattataaaattcataaaaaatatatttaattcagAGCAAATTAAGTTTTCTGTACAAAAGTATATCCTTAAGGTCGGCTATTTCTCCTTTACCAGGACACTTGCTTATGCTATATCTCGACTGGGAAAAAGCACTACCACTTTAATGCAAACTTATCGATCTGCAATTATAAATTGGAAAGCACAAAAGCAACGGGGAGAGCGGCGAAAAAATACCAAACCGAACCCCAATAATGCCCCAAATGAGTTAAGTGGCGGATGGAATCGGAATTACTTTACCCTTCAGCCGTCCTCAATCGAAGCATTAAATAtgttatataataaaattttgttatagTTTTCTCTCTTCGCTCGCTGCTGGCGGCGGCGACGGATGCCAATGTAATTTCATTTGGTTTTTGTCGCGATTTTTCCAGCGGCGGAAAATGCTGTCaagtgtaaaaaataataacacgcTTCGCGTCAGATTTTCCATGTTTGGTTATGATAATGGAAGGCACAATGAAAGCTCCACGGATATTCTCATTTTTTTGTTCCCAGCCGCCGTTCGTGTGGTTTTGGCCCTGTCAGGAAGGACTCTTGTGGCACATGGGTATTGTGGCTTATAAATGATTCACAAAACTGATGTACGTATTGTCTTAACGCATCAAAGGCAATCTTTGTCACAGGAAGCAATGGATTCGATTCGAATTTTCCAGCGGGAGGCCTCGAAAAGGGTAAATAAATACGAGAAGGGAGTGGTCGACAGCGAGATActtattggttttattttgaaaaattgtaaAGCCAATAAATACCAATAatacaatattaaaatatatgataATATAGAGTTCCTGAGCAGAccgtatacatttttaattcctTTAGTAGTacgtagtagtagtagtagtagtacgTACGTAGTAGTAGTACGTACTTGAGCTTCTGATTTTCACGGGACATACTCTCCccttttataagaaaaaagcTGGGTACtcgagaaaaacaaaatggaaaatggtttTCTGGAAACTTGAAATTATAAAGGGAATACATTTTGTTGAGGGGGTACAAAAAACACATTATATTCACCATTTTAATCAAAACCATTGAATTATTTTCGGAAGCAATTGGTTTAAACCAGCTGACAGGTTTCTCGccattttcttgtattttctttaaatgtaCCAAGAAAAAGTGAACATGAATTATTGATGTTGTTTAATTTGCAGTCTTAAATATATGctcaattttgtttatttaagaATGCATTTATATAGCAACCTTTGAATTGTTAATCAATCTCTCAAGCTCTGGGGAAAGAAAACAGTTTGTTCTCTCATCAGAAActgattaatttaattaatattaaaattgttccATAATGACGGTGACCTACACCTCCAGTGTGAGCACTTCGAGTGTTGTGAGCAATTTCCTTGGCTTGCTGGTCAGGTGAGTAGCCAAATGTTGTCCTTTCCCTGTAACTTTCCTTAGAACTTTCTTGCATTTAGGTGGCGCGGCAGTATCTACAAGTTGGTGTGGCGGGATCTGTTGATGTTCTTAGGAATGTACACCATGCTGGCCATAATCTATCGCCTACTAATTAATGAAGAGGCAAAAAAGTGGGTACATTGCTTAAATCTTTTTGGGTTTAATCTGATCTCCTGATATTAAAGGTTATTTGAGGCAATTGCTCTTTATTGCGGAAATAATACCTCACTCATTCCGCTGTCCTTTGTGCTGGGATTTTACGTCTCAATTGTGATGAAGCGCTGGTGGGAGCAATATACCACCATTCCCTGGCCGGATCCCATTGCCATTTTGGTCACCACCAGTATCCATGGCTTTGACGATCGAGCCAGGGCCATGAGGCGAACGATCCTGAGATACGTGTGCTTGTGCCAGGTGATTGTCTTCACCATGATCTCTCCGCGCGTGAAGCGGCGCTTTCCCACCTATGACCAGATAATTGAGGCTGGCTTCTTGCTGGAGAACGAAAAGAGCATTATAGACAACCTGGACTTGGCCTTTCCCCATTATCCGAAGCACTGGATGCCTATTGTCTGGGCGGCCAGTATTGTGATGCGGGCCAGGAGGGAGAACAAAATCCGGGACGATTACGCCGTAAAGTCCATCATCGATGAGCTGAACAAGTTCCGCGGTTACTGCGGCTTCCTGCTGTACTACGACTGGGTCAGTGTCCCGCTGGTGTACACCCAGGTGGTAACCCTGGCCGTCTACTTTTTCTTCCTGTTCAGCGTACTGGGACAGCAGTGGACAGAGCAGAAGGAGGAAGAGGATGGATTTAGTGTGGTCAAGTGGTTCCCGATCCTCACCATCCTTCAGTTTTTCTTCTACATGGGCTGGCTCAAGGTGGCCGAGAGCCTGATCAATCCCTTTGGAggggacgacgacgactttGAGGTAAATATGTGGCTCAGTCTGTAGACAAGCATTTGATTATTTCTTAGCTCAACTGGATTATCGATCGAAATATTACGGTTTCGTACTTTATTGTGGATGGGATGCATCAGGAACATCCCGAGCTGGTCAAGGATCAGTACTGGGATGAGGTCTTCCCCAATGAACTGCCGTACACTGTGCAGGGCATGCGAACCAATCCGCCAGAGGCCTCGACTGCCAACATGGAACCCGCAAAGGTATGGCTTCACtttcttctttctttatttctaAAATGCATTTATACAGGCCCCGAAACGTCGTGGATCTCTTTTGTCCACCCCACCCAGTGGTGTTCGTTTGCCGGATTTAAATAATTCCTTCCTGGGCAGACTCTCCGTCAGCAGAAGCTACACGGACTCGTATACCGTGCAGGAGACTCCTTCCCAAGTTACCTTTAGTGGTCGGTCTACTGTATCGGAACGAACTGACATTCAAAGTTCAGTCGGAACTTCGCAATCCACAAGTGAGTCTACATTATACCCTTcttttttgcaatttaatatttataattaccATTTTTAGTTGATTTCAATGAGCTTATTGAGCAGCGTCGTCGGGAGCGAAGGGACCGAATGCGTCACCGCTTCCTAGACATAAAGACCACCCAGCTGCTATACGATCCCTCTGGAACACCCTACAAGATCACCGTGCTGCGTCCTCCGTCCGAGGAAGTTATTCCGGAGGAGGAAAATGAGACTTCCGAAGCGAACACGCCAAGGCCGAAGAAGTCAGATTAATGATTAAttgataattaatttataattttattataaacagagatactaaaatatatctcaaaaaaCTGGACACTATTATATGCCTTATTTTCCTTCCTTGGttttataaaatgaattaCAAAATCTACTTATTCTGGTCTTTGTTTTGGTCCTTATCATTATCCTCATCCTCAGTGCTTTTCTCTTTGGTCTGGCTAATGTAACTTTTGTCCGTCTGGACTTCTTGGTTGGACCCAGGCTCCGATCCAATGCTCGAAACCATTTCATCTTTCATCAGCTCGTAGGTGAGGGCGGCGTGTTGGATCTGTCGGTTGACACGTTCTCTTTCCCGTTCAATACGCAGAAGATCAAAATCGTCCTGTTCAAGGTCATGCTCCTCGTCCTCCAGCTCTTCGCCGTCAAAGGTGTTCCGGCTGGACCTGACCGAGGAACGTGTGGTGGCAAAGGAGCTGTGGCTAAAGCTAAAGTCTCGCTTGGCAAAGCGGAGCTTCAGCTCCTGACTGTTCTCCTCCTCTGCCTCGTTTTCGCTATCATAAGTAGAGTAATCCTCATCGCCCTTGGTTGACTTTGAGCTAACGGACTTGGGCTTCAAAAGGCCCAGCTTGGCGGTGGAGGCTTCCGGATGCTCGGCCCTCTCGGCCTCGACCAGGTAGGGCAGTTCGTTGGGGAACACCTCGTCCCAGTACTGGTCCCTCACCAGCTGCGGATGGTCGTTGTGCATCTCGTCCACAATCAGATAGCTGACCTGCAGGTTCCTATCGATCAGCCAGTTTAGCTCGaaatcgtcgtcgtcgtcgccaaAGGGGCAGATCAGGGTCTCCGCCACCTTCAGCCAACCCATGAAGAAGAAAAACTCCAGGGTGCTGAACAGAGGAAAGTAATAGTCGACTATGTTATTGTACAATTTGCCACTCTTCTCCCGATCGATCCACTGATGTCCAAAAATAGCGGCTATGAAATACGTGTAAACAGCCAGGGTCACCACCTGTacaaaatcgaaataaaaaaagcttttcTTCTTTAAAACTGTTGATCCCTTCCACCCTCACCTGTGTGTAAACCAAAGGCACCGATATAGTATCATAGTGTATCAGCATATTGCAGCCAGCGCGAAACTTGTTCATCTCATCGATCATGGACTTTAGCGAGAAGTCATCCCAGATGCGACCCTCCTTCCGGGCCCGCGTCACAATACTAGCCGCCCAGACAATGGGCATCCAGTGCTTCGGGTGCTTCGGAAACTTGGCATCCATGGCCCTAATGATGTTAGCCTCGTTGGCATTGAGGAGGCCCACTTCGATCAGCTGATCATAGCTGGGAAAGCGTCGTTTGATCACAGGGGATATCAGGGTTAGGACCATAGTCAAAGCCAGGCACATGTAGCGCATAATGGTGCGCCGCATCAGGCGACCGTGCTCATCCTGGCCACGGACCAGGGAACTCACATATACCGCCAGGGCATCGGGCCAAGGCACGGTGACGTACTGACTCCACCAACGGTCAACGATAATGCCCACATAGAAGCCCAGAACGAATGAGAGTGGAATGAGGTTGCCATAGCTGTGGCAGTACATCACGATAGCCTCAAAGCAACTGAGGTTGGGATGGTTTAAAGAggttaattcaaattataggAGTCGGAAATGCAAGGATTAGTCAAGAAAATCTATCAAAATCATACAAAATTACCCCAAAATATATGCTTTATAAAGAACCCCCAAGATCTACTCACGCTTTATCGCTTGGTCTCAGTGCAAATCGATAGATTATGgccacaaaataaaagcagcCCAGAAAAGCCAATAGGTCCACCCAGATAATCTTGTAGATGCTGGCACGCcatctgtattttttttgttatatttcaaGGATAATAATATCCACAACAAGAGAGGGTTCTCACCTGATCAAAAGCCTCCAGAAGCAACCAAAGTGACTGCAAGTGGCCACCTCGGCGGTGTAAGAGACCGTCATCACCGACAATTGGCGATTGGAAAACTTTATAccgataataataataccgAACAACTGGGAAATCGGCTTGGCAATGGCAAACGGTTAAATGGGAAACTGGGAAATGGGAGGCACTTTGTGAGGCCATAAGCAAAGCCAACTTTGAAATTAGTTCTAGTCCTCGGCCTGGTTGGGGGGTAATTTTCTCACTCAAGCATTAAACGAAGGCAATTCGGTAGGCGCGTCACATTTTGTGGGcgtaattatttaaattagatcATTTATATTTGCCGCCAGGCCGGCAGACAACAAGCCGCAAAGGCCAATTTGCCACACGCTCCAACTCCTCGCACATGTGATGAAGTCGGTTTCAGCTCAGGCtcctactcctgctcctgccatTATATAAACGTATATATGTTCGTCTGCTGGCATCAAGTAGGTGCagtaaaattttaataccccAGCAAACATTCTCTGCGGCATTGTCGTGATTTTTCCCCCTTTCCACCGATGAAAGTGTGAAGAGCATTTTGAGTATCTTATCAGCATTTATTTGTTGTGGCTGAATCGGTCGATTCCATCACTAAATACCAATTTTCCGGGGAAGTAATTGGGATAAAGACAATATAAAACGGATCTAAATCGATGGGTTTTCGCAACTCTTgaggtaattttattttatatatatttttaattaccttTATAGTGCctttgaattttataaatattttaatatatttaattgtaagcacatatgtatataatttatatatttaaattaaattaattaatatttgaaccaaataaaattctgaaatCTAAATGTAACCTCTATTATCTTGAATTACCTGACATAGCCACTTCAAAAGAGTGAATAATTCCACACGTGACGCATTCAATATAATTTGGGTTTGGTTTAATAGCATTCCTAATCAGTTTATAGATAATTAAACAACTGGTAATGCCCGAGTTCTTGAAAGTTTTGCaaacgaattaaaaataatgttaagAAGTGGTTAATGAAAATGTGGAATTTCCAAATGAAAAACCGCTGGAATGCTGGGGTTAATATCAGCGATTCATCAAGCACAATTATAACGAAAGCACTTACACCTGCGGAACAATGCAATCAAAGCAGATTTGTTTAATCGGCTTATCTCGTATCAGCGAATCATATCTGCAATTATGAAATAAAGCCATTCATTCACCTTCTTATATAGCGAGAGTTTTACGTAATTGTAGATTACAGGGAGATAGGGTTTATATAGTACTAGAGAAGGGTTATTCATCAAATGGAATATAAAAGGTACATGGATTCTTGTATTTGATATTGATTTAGTTAAGCtttatatattacttttagaaaatatataaactttttaaatagcAAACATTCACATTAATGAccatattatttatatattatttcctgattgttttatttgtatatattaaatattatttattattgtctTTCCCATAAATACTTGTTTtcagttatatattttacttttgaaATCATATAAGGCGCATCCAAGCTTATCAACCGCCTTAACCACTTCATAAAATCTACAAATTGACACTCGACAGCTAACGACaataaaagcagcaacaactagACCGAAAAAACACTGAGAACAATATTAACAAACAATAGGAAgacgggcagcagcagcagcagcaaaagcattTATAATTGTGTTCGTCTGTGCGATATTGTTACTGCATTCCGCTATATAGTCGGCCAGTCGCTCTCTCTATATAGCGAGCACCATATTATCTTACACTTTCAGTTAACGTTATTCACCGAAACCGTC
Proteins encoded:
- the LOC108082987 gene encoding large ribosomal subunit protein eL15-like — protein: MAIIAVVLAIIISHGQLTAWPAQLCNSKEIRIRRGGRKRPVPKGCTYGNPKSHGVNQLKPYRGLQSIAEERVDRRLGGLRVLNTYWIAQDASYKYFEVILVDTHHSAIRRDPKINWICKNVHKHRELRGLTSAGKSSRGIGKGYGYSQTIGGSRQAAWKCKNREHMHKKR
- the Best3 gene encoding bestrophin-4, with the protein product MTVSYTAEVATCSHFGCFWRLLIRWRASIYKIIWVDLLAFLGCFYFVAIIYRFALRPSDKACFEAIVMYCHSYGNLIPLSFVLGFYVGIIVDRWWSQYVTVPWPDALAVYVSSLVRGQDEHGRLMRRTIMRYMCLALTMVLTLISPVIKRRFPSYDQLIEVGLLNANEANIIRAMDAKFPKHPKHWMPIVWAASIVTRARKEGRIWDDFSLKSMIDEMNKFRAGCNMLIHYDTISVPLVYTQVVTLAVYTYFIAAIFGHQWIDREKSGKLYNNIVDYYFPLFSTLEFFFFMGWLKVAETLICPFGDDDDDFELNWLIDRNLQVSYLIVDEMHNDHPQLVRDQYWDEVFPNELPYLVEAERAEHPEASTAKLGLLKPKSVSSKSTKGDEDYSTYDSENEAEEENSQELKLRFAKRDFSFSHSSFATTRSSVRSSRNTFDGEELEDEEHDLEQDDFDLLRIERERERVNRQIQHAALTYELMKDEMVSSIGSEPGSNQEVQTDKSYISQTKEKSTEDEDNDKDQNKDQNK
- the Best4 gene encoding bestrophin-4, translating into MTVTYTSSVSTSSVVSNFLGLLVRWRGSIYKLVWRDLLMFLGMYTMLAIIYRLLINEEAKKLFEAIALYCGNNTSLIPLSFVLGFYVSIVMKRWWEQYTTIPWPDPIAILVTTSIHGFDDRARAMRRTILRYVCLCQVIVFTMISPRVKRRFPTYDQIIEAGFLLENEKSIIDNLDLAFPHYPKHWMPIVWAASIVMRARRENKIRDDYAVKSIIDELNKFRGYCGFLLYYDWVSVPLVYTQVVTLAVYFFFLFSVLGQQWTEQKEEEDGFSVVKWFPILTILQFFFYMGWLKVAESLINPFGGDDDDFELNWIIDRNITVSYFIVDGMHQEHPELVKDQYWDEVFPNELPYTVQGMRTNPPEASTANMEPAKAPKRRGSLLSTPPSGVRLPDLNNSFLGRLSVSRSYTDSYTVQETPSQVTFSGRSTVSERTDIQSSVGTSQSTIDFNELIEQRRRERRDRMRHRFLDIKTTQLLYDPSGTPYKITVLRPPSEEVIPEEENETSEANTPRPKKSD